From one Gracilinanus agilis isolate LMUSP501 chromosome 5, AgileGrace, whole genome shotgun sequence genomic stretch:
- the LOC123248999 gene encoding islet amyloid polypeptide, whose protein sequence is MYNLKLPVVLIVLSVALSYLEATPIDRLMSVTGDISGGNSERQKWILPNLSRNKLLEPTGTVSEKEAKKVKSHHLEKRKCNTATCVTQRLADFLVRSSSNIGAVFSPTNVGSNTYGKRDIVGILSREPLNQLLH, encoded by the exons ATGTACAATCTAAAGCTGCCAGTTGTCCTTATTGTTCTCTCTGTTGCCTTAAGCTATCTGGAGGCTACACCTATTGATAG ATTGATGTCAGTGACTGGTGATATCTCGGGTGGAAATTCTGAAAGACAAAAATGGATATTGCCAAATCTGTCAAGAAATAAACTTTTGGAACCTACTGGGACTGTGtctgaaaaagaagcaaaaaaagtaaaaag TCATCatctggaaaaaaggaaatgcaacACAGCTACATGTGTAACACAGCGGCTGGCTGACTTTCTAGTTCGATCTAGCAGTAACATTGGAGCAGTTTTCTCCCCTACCAACGTGGGATCCAACACATATGGCAAGAGAGATATAGTCGGTATATTAAGCAGAGAGCCTTTGAATCAGCTTCTACATTAG